Proteins found in one bacterium genomic segment:
- a CDS encoding ubiquitin-like small modifier protein 1: protein MAQIYLPTPLRRLTQGQARVAADGRTVEEALASVERQYPGLREQLRDTSGEVRSFINVFVNGTEIRSLQGVATPLREEDEISIVPAMAGGSS from the coding sequence ATGGCGCAGATCTATCTGCCGACGCCGCTCCGTCGACTGACTCAGGGTCAGGCGCGGGTCGCGGCCGACGGACGCACCGTGGAGGAGGCGCTGGCCTCGGTCGAGCGGCAATACCCCGGCCTTCGCGAGCAACTCAGGGATACCTCGGGGGAGGTACGCAGCTTCATCAACGTCTTCGTTAATGGGACGGAGATCCGGTCGCTCCAGGGCGTGGCCACCCCGCTTCGCGAGGAGGACGAGATCTCGATCGTCCCCGCGATGGCAGGGGGGAGCTCATAA
- a CDS encoding cysteine synthase: MSDGRSRAQAAAGLSVSLLDRIGNTPLVRLRRVIRGVSDAVEVYLKAEWLNPGGSVKDRPVLRMLADAERDGRLTPGKTILDSTSGNAGIAYAMIGAVKGYPVELVMPASASEERRRIIAAYGARITLSDPLEGSDGAILLAREIHGRDPERYFKPDQYNNPSNWRAHYDTTGPEILEQTGGQVTHFVAGLGTTGTLVGTGRRLHDADPRIRVVAVEPDAPLHGLEGLKHIVTSIVPGIYDPAVHDRKVSVATEDGYAMARRLAKEEGCFVGESTGAAVVGALQVAHELASGVVVVIAPDGGDRYLSTPLWRGITA, translated from the coding sequence ATGAGTGACGGTCGCTCTCGGGCGCAGGCTGCTGCCGGGCTCAGCGTCTCGCTGTTGGACCGGATCGGAAATACGCCGCTCGTGCGCCTGCGTCGCGTCATCCGGGGTGTGTCCGATGCCGTCGAGGTATATCTCAAGGCCGAGTGGCTGAACCCAGGCGGCTCCGTCAAGGATCGGCCGGTGCTCCGGATGCTCGCCGACGCCGAACGCGACGGTCGCCTGACTCCGGGGAAGACAATCCTCGACTCCACCTCGGGCAACGCCGGTATCGCGTACGCGATGATCGGCGCGGTGAAAGGGTATCCGGTGGAACTGGTGATGCCTGCAAGCGCGAGCGAGGAGCGACGGCGCATCATCGCCGCGTACGGCGCGCGGATCACGTTGTCCGATCCGCTTGAGGGCAGCGACGGGGCGATTCTGCTCGCGCGGGAGATCCACGGGCGAGATCCGGAGCGCTACTTTAAGCCGGACCAGTACAACAACCCGTCGAACTGGCGCGCGCACTATGATACGACGGGGCCGGAGATCCTTGAGCAGACCGGCGGTCAGGTGACCCACTTCGTGGCCGGCCTGGGCACGACCGGCACCCTCGTCGGCACCGGGCGCCGGCTGCATGACGCGGACCCGCGCATCCGGGTCGTCGCCGTGGAGCCGGACGCGCCGCTCCACGGGCTCGAGGGGCTGAAGCATATCGTGACCTCGATCGTCCCGGGGATCTACGACCCGGCCGTGCACGATCGGAAGGTTTCGGTCGCGACTGAGGACGGGTACGCGATGGCGCGTCGCCTCGCCAAGGAAGAGGGATGTTTCGTCGGAGAATCCACTGGCGCCGCCGTGGTGGGGGCGCTTCAGGTGGCCCACGAGCTTGCGTCGGGCGTAGTCGTGGTTATTGCGCCGGACGGGGGCGACCGGTATCTCAGTACGCCCCTGTGGCGCGGCATCACCGCGTGA
- a CDS encoding M67 family metallopeptidase yields the protein MRLTRTQLEQMVAQARAEAPNECCGLLLGTGDVVAEVVPARNRAGDPPEPRDPTRHYRVDDQAQLKAMRLERERGWEIVGIYHSHPATQAHPSATDRALAFWQSPCYVIISLADPARVDVRAFRISDRIDGNGAIATDENRHPIRDVTEEEVVVT from the coding sequence GTGCGGTTGACACGGACGCAGCTCGAACAAATGGTCGCGCAGGCCCGTGCGGAGGCGCCAAACGAGTGCTGCGGTCTGCTGCTTGGGACCGGCGACGTGGTGGCCGAGGTCGTCCCGGCGCGGAACAGGGCCGGGGATCCGCCGGAGCCTCGTGACCCGACGCGACACTATCGTGTCGACGATCAGGCTCAGCTTAAGGCCATGCGGTTGGAACGGGAGCGGGGGTGGGAGATCGTGGGTATCTACCATTCGCACCCGGCGACTCAGGCACACCCGAGCGCGACGGACCGGGCGCTGGCGTTCTGGCAGAGTCCTTGCTACGTGATTATTTCCCTCGCCGACCCGGCTCGGGTCGACGTGCGCGCGTTCCGCATCAGCGACCGGATCGATGGGAACGGAGCCATCGCCACGGACGAGAATCGGCACCCGATCAGGGACGTCACGGAAGAGGAAGTGGTGGTGACATGA
- a CDS encoding Rrf2 family transcriptional regulator, giving the protein MKVSSRAEYGIRALIDLAQHYGEGPVQSHDIARRQGLPEPYLNQLMTTLRRAGLVQSKRGPSGGHVLARPPERITIGEAFLVLEGSVAPWLCVEETDAHCIYAPGCGLRPVWQAVKVATEEVLNRTTLADIVRPALVSAGGG; this is encoded by the coding sequence ATGAAAGTCAGTTCCCGGGCCGAATACGGCATTCGTGCGCTGATCGACCTGGCGCAGCACTACGGCGAGGGACCGGTCCAGAGCCACGACATCGCCCGCCGGCAGGGGCTCCCGGAACCGTATCTGAACCAGTTGATGACCACGCTCCGTCGCGCCGGCCTTGTTCAGAGCAAGCGCGGGCCGAGCGGCGGGCACGTTCTCGCGCGCCCGCCTGAGCGGATCACGATCGGGGAGGCGTTTTTGGTCCTGGAAGGAAGCGTGGCGCCCTGGTTGTGCGTGGAAGAGACGGACGCGCACTGCATTTACGCACCCGGTTGCGGGCTGCGCCCGGTGTGGCAGGCGGTAAAGGTGGCGACTGAGGAAGTGTTGAATCGCACGACGCTTGCGGATATCGTGCGCCCCGCGCTTGTATCCGCGGGCGGCGGGTGA
- a CDS encoding sigma-70 family RNA polymerase sigma factor, translating into MNTAEPERHPVGPGAERPSGAMDRDARARFERLVGEHLDGLYRVARRLTRNQAGAEDLVQEAMLKAWRSFHTFREGTNMRAWLYRILMNAHIDRHRKDARTPEVLQEEIGDAYLYAGAREGLALSENGNPETQVLDQIMDAEVRESLDALPVAFRTAVMLVDVEGFSYKEAAEILGVPVGTVMSRLYRGRQALKRRLAAFARDRHFISGAQA; encoded by the coding sequence ATGAACACCGCGGAGCCGGAGCGCCACCCGGTCGGGCCAGGGGCGGAGCGGCCATCCGGCGCCATGGATCGGGATGCTCGCGCGCGGTTCGAACGGCTCGTCGGTGAACATCTCGACGGCCTGTATCGGGTGGCGCGCCGCCTGACCCGGAATCAGGCGGGTGCGGAGGACCTCGTGCAGGAGGCAATGCTCAAAGCGTGGCGCTCGTTTCACACGTTTCGCGAGGGCACCAACATGCGCGCATGGTTGTACCGAATCTTGATGAACGCCCACATCGATCGTCACCGTAAGGACGCGCGAACCCCCGAGGTTCTGCAGGAAGAGATCGGCGACGCCTACCTCTACGCCGGGGCCCGGGAGGGTCTGGCGCTGAGTGAAAACGGGAATCCCGAGACGCAGGTGCTGGACCAGATCATGGATGCGGAGGTTCGGGAGAGCCTCGACGCCCTGCCGGTGGCGTTTCGCACCGCCGTAATGCTGGTGGATGTGGAGGGTTTCTCCTACAAGGAAGCGGCGGAGATTCTCGGGGTGCCGGTGGGCACGGTGATGTCGCGCCTGTATCGCGGGCGCCAAGCGCTTAAGCGTCGGCTGGCCGCGTTCGCGCGGGACCGGCACTTCATCAGCGGAGCGCAGGCATGA
- the rsrA gene encoding mycothiol system anti-sigma-R factor, with product MNCHDAVEKLWQYLDHELDGAAVPELERHLQECRDCFSRAEFERHLRALLRRSCGCEQAPAGLRARLHRLLGMF from the coding sequence ATGAACTGTCACGACGCCGTGGAGAAGCTCTGGCAGTATCTCGACCATGAGCTCGACGGTGCCGCGGTCCCCGAGCTGGAACGGCACCTGCAAGAGTGTCGGGACTGTTTCTCCAGGGCGGAGTTCGAGCGGCATCTGCGAGCCTTGCTGCGGCGGTCGTGCGGCTGCGAGCAGGCCCCGGCCGGGCTGCGGGCCCGCCTTCACCGACTGCTAGGAATGTTCTGA
- a CDS encoding recombinase family protein: MRTAIYARYSSALQRETSLEDQIALCRSASDRFGCVVAEEHIYVDQESSGSEARRDGYQRLLAAARRKAFEAILVEDQSRLWRDIEEAARALKRLRFLGVSVFSVASGTNLADEKTGSLISIVTAWKDSVYLSDLAARTQRGLAGQARRGFVAGGRSYGYTSEPVLDSAHLDAHGQPRVVGYRRVIHEGQAEIVRRIFAQFAAGWTPKRIVHALNAEHVPPPRGQRGWTWTALYGNPKLGTGILNNALYCGEVVWNKFRWEKNPETGKRVPRVRDRTEWIVQHDESLRIVPQDLWDRVKDRQHAASERAARQGHSGGISQRYLFSGLLRCGVCGARYIMRDGARYGCSYHVNRGPDVCGNSLHVRRVLVEDRLLRVIRDELFSPDAIAFLTRSVNEGLRQVEAERSRTDDDREQLASELREAMAELDHIREAIRRGLLSDLTKQMLDETESKVRTLRARLDTPSRAQVRALRQLPDAIRRRLEHLARVLHTDIDEARTALRGLLGDIVLEPTPAGLVAHLTGNLEGLLALTGDQAPSGGTGSGGRI, from the coding sequence ATGAGAACCGCCATCTACGCGCGCTATTCGAGTGCCTTGCAGCGCGAGACGAGCTTGGAAGACCAAATTGCACTGTGTCGGAGTGCCTCGGATCGGTTCGGCTGCGTAGTAGCGGAGGAGCACATCTACGTTGACCAGGAAAGCAGCGGCAGCGAGGCCCGACGCGACGGCTATCAACGCCTCTTGGCCGCCGCTCGGCGGAAAGCGTTCGAGGCCATCCTCGTTGAGGACCAGTCTCGTCTGTGGCGCGACATCGAAGAAGCCGCGCGGGCGCTGAAACGGTTGCGGTTCCTCGGCGTCTCCGTGTTCTCGGTCGCGAGCGGTACGAATCTCGCCGATGAGAAGACCGGCTCCCTCATCTCGATCGTGACCGCGTGGAAGGACTCGGTGTATCTGAGCGATCTCGCGGCCCGGACGCAGCGGGGATTGGCCGGGCAGGCACGCCGAGGGTTCGTGGCCGGAGGCCGTTCCTACGGGTACACGAGTGAGCCGGTGCTGGACTCGGCCCATCTCGACGCCCACGGGCAGCCGCGGGTCGTGGGATATCGTCGGGTGATTCACGAGGGGCAGGCGGAGATCGTGCGCCGGATCTTCGCCCAGTTCGCCGCGGGCTGGACGCCAAAGCGGATCGTCCACGCCCTCAACGCCGAACACGTCCCCCCGCCCCGCGGGCAGCGTGGGTGGACCTGGACCGCGCTCTACGGCAATCCGAAACTCGGGACCGGGATCTTGAATAATGCGTTGTACTGCGGCGAAGTGGTCTGGAACAAGTTTCGGTGGGAGAAGAATCCCGAGACTGGCAAGCGCGTCCCGCGGGTCCGCGACCGCACCGAATGGATCGTCCAACACGACGAGTCGCTCCGGATCGTGCCCCAAGACCTGTGGGACCGCGTGAAGGACCGACAGCACGCCGCATCGGAGCGGGCCGCCCGGCAAGGGCATTCGGGGGGCATCTCTCAACGGTACCTGTTCAGCGGGCTCCTGCGCTGTGGGGTCTGCGGGGCTCGTTACATCATGCGGGACGGCGCCCGTTATGGGTGCAGCTATCATGTGAACCGTGGCCCGGACGTCTGCGGGAACTCGCTCCATGTGCGGCGGGTGCTCGTGGAGGACCGTCTGCTGCGCGTCATCCGCGACGAGCTCTTCTCCCCTGACGCCATCGCGTTCCTGACCCGGAGCGTTAACGAGGGCCTCCGGCAGGTCGAAGCGGAGCGGTCCCGAACGGACGACGATCGAGAGCAGCTTGCGTCGGAGTTACGGGAGGCGATGGCAGAACTCGACCATATCCGAGAGGCCATTCGTCGCGGCCTCCTGAGCGACCTGACCAAACAGATGCTCGACGAGACGGAATCCAAGGTCCGTACCCTTCGGGCCCGCCTGGACACGCCGTCCCGCGCCCAAGTCCGTGCGCTGCGCCAGCTACCGGACGCGATCCGGCGCCGGCTCGAACACTTGGCTCGGGTCCTCCATACCGACATCGACGAGGCGCGAACGGCGCTCCGGGGCCTGCTGGGGGACATTGTGTTGGAACCAACTCCCGCGGGGCTGGTGGCGCACCTCACCGGAAATCTAGAAGGCCTGCTCGCCCTTACGGGAGACCAGGCCCCTAGTGGTGGCACTGGTAGCGGGGGCAGGATTTGA
- a CDS encoding ParB/RepB/Spo0J family partition protein: MALAAARANEPRVVEIPLEEIDAALGAENPRGVATSSDHIEALAVAYLHGRPVPPILLAPAEDGRTKFVILDGRHRYRARQRILESKEFAHDIADDREKWTTIPATIFEGSPAQRFIRALEANLGHGLPLDLAQKRSHFKMAWVPYYKPLGRTQLEWAQIYGVHRTTIACWIDEVEGRTVPREILVRPNLLPRPGDNLVRTGLATEHELARARRVDPAFAPASSLDTAQAAQTRVAPAPLDEPATECSSPTRDAVHAGNLLAVLEWHETLGDASELCAELGAASECPLEYRLWLCSDVFASVLRAVEGFLTAQGAPIPWRDPTWRYRALP; encoded by the coding sequence ATGGCGCTTGCAGCGGCACGTGCTAACGAGCCGAGGGTCGTCGAGATTCCGTTGGAGGAGATTGACGCGGCACTTGGGGCGGAGAACCCACGGGGCGTCGCCACGTCATCCGACCACATCGAGGCGCTCGCCGTCGCGTATCTCCACGGACGGCCTGTGCCGCCGATCCTCCTCGCTCCCGCCGAGGACGGCAGGACGAAGTTTGTAATCCTCGATGGGCGGCACCGGTACCGGGCCCGACAGCGGATTCTTGAATCCAAAGAGTTCGCTCACGACATCGCCGATGACCGAGAGAAATGGACGACGATCCCGGCAACCATCTTCGAGGGCAGTCCCGCCCAGAGGTTCATTCGGGCGCTGGAAGCGAATCTCGGGCACGGTCTCCCCCTCGACCTCGCGCAGAAGAGAAGCCACTTCAAGATGGCCTGGGTCCCGTATTACAAACCGCTAGGACGGACCCAGCTGGAGTGGGCGCAGATCTATGGCGTCCACAGGACCACGATTGCCTGCTGGATTGACGAGGTCGAGGGCCGCACCGTGCCTCGTGAGATCCTGGTCCGTCCGAACCTCCTCCCGCGGCCGGGCGACAATCTCGTGCGCACCGGGCTCGCAACCGAACATGAATTGGCGCGGGCACGGCGGGTAGATCCAGCGTTCGCCCCCGCATCGTCGCTCGATACAGCCCAGGCGGCGCAGACGCGCGTCGCCCCCGCTCCGTTGGATGAGCCCGCGACCGAGTGCTCTTCGCCGACGCGAGACGCGGTGCACGCCGGCAATCTCCTGGCGGTTCTTGAATGGCACGAGACACTCGGTGATGCTTCGGAGCTCTGCGCGGAGCTCGGTGCGGCATCGGAGTGCCCGTTGGAGTACCGACTCTGGCTGTGTTCGGACGTGTTCGCGTCGGTCCTGCGGGCGGTCGAGGGATTCTTGACGGCACAGGGAGCCCCGATTCCATGGCGCGACCCGACGTGGCGCTATCGAGCGCTCCCATGA